The proteins below are encoded in one region of Coleofasciculaceae cyanobacterium:
- a CDS encoding DUF4278 domain-containing protein produces MKLRYRGIDYDYNPPTVTFAEGKVAGKYRGLDWRHHNLKTNLTLQPKFNLTYRGVPYYSQPVSAPLGKSNVTLEKRDRNLGVN; encoded by the coding sequence ATGAAATTACGTTATCGCGGAATAGACTACGACTATAACCCACCAACGGTTACGTTTGCAGAAGGAAAGGTAGCAGGAAAATATCGGGGACTAGATTGGCGTCACCATAATTTGAAGACTAACCTAACACTTCAACCAAAATTTAATTTAACTTATCGGGGCGTGCCATACTACAGCCAACCTGTATCTGCACCGTTAGGAAAATCCAATGTTACTCTGGAAAAGCGCGATCGCAATTTAGGCGTAAATTAA
- a CDS encoding CHAD domain-containing protein encodes MSYKLKGKESVSTGIKRIASEQTKKAITELTCTGKLGVDEAVHQARTRLKKTRAVLRLVRYSLPPSIYEQNNQSFRDIGRNLSKLRDSKVGIKTLDNLIAHADPFSPELFSNIRRELYVDYRQEYQRVVDGDVLSLVKNELKDAQDDINNWTIKSNSWSAVDQSLNRVYARGYKDLAKVISKPTAENFHEWRKRVKYLRYQLQVINPIWKDLVQTWVEQTHVLSNYLGEDHDLAVLKEFVSSQPKRFDRDRELDFLIPLIERRQKELRTAAISLGKKIYTEKPKNFARRLGNYWQVWQEDNQKVAR; translated from the coding sequence ATGAGCTACAAATTGAAGGGCAAAGAATCTGTATCGACAGGAATCAAAAGAATTGCCTCAGAACAAACAAAAAAAGCAATTACGGAATTAACTTGTACTGGTAAGCTTGGGGTTGATGAAGCAGTCCATCAAGCTCGCACACGGTTGAAAAAAACGAGAGCAGTGCTTCGCTTAGTACGATATAGCCTCCCTCCCTCGATTTATGAACAAAACAATCAGTCCTTTCGAGATATAGGACGTAATTTATCGAAGTTAAGAGATAGCAAGGTTGGGATCAAAACTTTGGACAATTTAATCGCCCATGCCGATCCATTTTCTCCAGAGTTGTTTAGCAATATTCGTCGAGAACTTTATGTTGATTATCGCCAAGAGTATCAGCGTGTTGTGGATGGCGATGTGTTGAGCTTGGTTAAAAATGAATTAAAAGATGCCCAAGACGACATTAATAATTGGACAATTAAGTCGAACAGTTGGTCAGCAGTCGATCAAAGTTTAAACCGAGTTTACGCTCGCGGTTACAAAGATTTAGCTAAAGTTATATCTAAACCAACAGCAGAAAATTTTCACGAATGGCGTAAGCGAGTTAAATATCTCCGCTATCAATTACAAGTTATTAATCCTATCTGGAAGGATTTAGTTCAAACATGGGTTGAGCAAACTCATGTTTTATCTAATTATCTGGGTGAAGATCATGATTTGGCAGTATTAAAAGAGTTTGTTTCTAGTCAACCAAAAAGATTTGATCGCGATCGCGAATTAGACTTTTTAATTCCTTTGATCGAACGCCGCCAGAAAGAACTACGAACAGCAGCAATATCTTTGGGTAAAAAGATTTATACCGAAAAGCCGAAAAACTTTGCTCGTCGCTTAGGTAATTACTGGCAGGTTTGGCAAGAAGATAATCAAAAGGTTGCTCGCTGA